A genomic window from Streptomyces sp. HUAS YS2 includes:
- a CDS encoding DHA2 family efflux MFS transporter permease subunit — MKSDPHAQGHPHAHTPSDAHAHTDAHTDAHAHTGAHAPSPPPDPRRWTALALICTAQFMLILDVTVVNVALPTMAADLGLGRSALTWAVTAYTLCFGGLMLLGGRLADGLGARRTLLAGLALFTAASLACGLAPDAATLLTGRIAQGVGAALLSPAALSLVTTGFHGAERTKALGVWAAIGGTGSAVGVLLGGALADGPGWRWVFYVNVPVGLALLAALPAVVRARAPQPPRGLDVPGALLVTTATGALVYGLVRAGDAGWTSPSTLLPLLGALLLYGVFAAVERASRAPLMDPRMFTRRPVVAGSLLMLVATALLISFFFLGSVQLQHLYGYDALRTGLVFLPVAVTTAVGAHLAARLVGSLGSRPCAAAGLTIAALGCAPLPFFTAESDPWTTLLPALSVAALGLGAVFVTATTTALGMTAPHEAGLASGIINTFHEVGGSIGVAVVSTIAGSSITTGTLAGYRAAFITCALTAAATALLVPLLVPPGRPRTTGGPHAH, encoded by the coding sequence ATGAAGTCCGACCCGCACGCCCAAGGGCACCCGCATGCCCACACGCCGTCCGACGCCCACGCCCACACCGACGCCCACACCGACGCACACGCCCACACCGGGGCCCACGCGCCGTCCCCGCCGCCCGACCCGCGCCGCTGGACGGCACTGGCACTGATCTGCACGGCCCAGTTCATGCTGATCCTCGACGTCACCGTGGTGAACGTCGCGCTGCCGACCATGGCCGCCGACCTCGGCCTCGGCCGCTCCGCGCTGACCTGGGCGGTCACCGCGTACACCCTCTGCTTCGGCGGCCTGATGCTGCTCGGCGGCCGGCTCGCGGACGGCCTCGGTGCCCGCCGCACCCTGCTCGCCGGGCTCGCGCTGTTCACCGCCGCCTCGCTGGCCTGCGGCCTCGCGCCGGACGCCGCGACGCTGCTGACCGGCCGCATCGCCCAGGGCGTCGGCGCCGCGCTGCTCTCACCGGCCGCGCTCTCCCTCGTCACCACGGGCTTCCACGGCGCGGAGCGCACCAAGGCCCTCGGCGTCTGGGCGGCGATCGGCGGCACCGGCTCGGCCGTGGGCGTCCTGCTCGGTGGCGCGCTGGCCGACGGCCCGGGCTGGCGCTGGGTCTTCTACGTCAACGTCCCCGTCGGGCTCGCGCTGCTCGCCGCGCTCCCGGCCGTCGTCCGGGCCCGCGCCCCGCAGCCGCCGCGCGGCCTCGACGTTCCCGGGGCGCTGCTGGTCACCACGGCCACCGGAGCGCTCGTGTACGGCCTGGTGCGCGCGGGCGACGCGGGCTGGACGTCCCCGTCCACGCTGCTGCCGCTGCTCGGCGCGCTCCTGCTGTACGGGGTCTTCGCCGCCGTCGAACGGGCGAGCCGCGCCCCGCTGATGGACCCGCGGATGTTCACCCGCCGGCCGGTGGTCGCGGGCTCGCTCCTGATGCTGGTCGCGACCGCGCTGCTGATCTCGTTCTTCTTCCTCGGCTCGGTCCAGCTCCAGCACCTGTACGGCTACGACGCCCTGCGCACCGGCCTGGTCTTCCTCCCCGTCGCCGTCACCACCGCCGTCGGCGCCCACCTGGCCGCCCGCCTCGTAGGCTCCCTCGGCAGCAGGCCCTGCGCGGCGGCCGGCCTGACGATCGCGGCCCTCGGCTGCGCCCCGCTCCCCTTCTTCACGGCGGAATCCGACCCCTGGACCACCCTGCTCCCGGCCCTCTCGGTCGCCGCCCTCGGCCTCGGCGCGGTCTTCGTCACCGCCACCACCACGGCCCTCGGCATGACGGCCCCGCACGAGGCGGGCCTCGCGTCGGGCATCATCAACACCTTCCACGAGGTGGGCGGCTCGATCGGCGTCGCGGTCGTCTCCACGATCGCCGGATCGAGCATCACCACCGGGACCCTCGCCGGCTACCGCGCGGCGTTCATCACCTGCGCCCTGACGGCAGCCGCCACCGCGCTCCTGGTCCCCCTGCTCGTCCCCCCGGGCAGACCCCGCACCACAGGAGGCCCGCACGCGCACTGA
- the pip gene encoding prolyl aminopeptidase yields MFPETAPYDEGLLDVGDGNRIHWEVSGNPNGKPALVVHGGPGSGSSPNARRLFDPERYRIIQFDQRGCGRSLPHASDPSADLSVNTTAHLVADMERLREHLGIDRWLLYGGSWGSTLILAYAETHPSRVSEIVIAAVTTTRRSETAWLYGGVGRFFPEAHARFRAAVGAADDVPAAELIAAYAHRMADPDPAVREKAAADWCAWEDAVLSGEGQGTPYSDRVDTARLATVRICSHYFAHGAFLEEGALIRDADRLAGIPGVLIHGRQDMGGPLITAWELVRAWPDAELHVVESAGHLGGEETRTLVLKALARFAEG; encoded by the coding sequence ATGTTCCCGGAGACCGCACCGTACGACGAAGGCCTGCTCGACGTGGGCGACGGCAACCGCATCCACTGGGAGGTCTCCGGCAACCCGAACGGCAAGCCGGCCCTCGTCGTCCACGGCGGCCCGGGCTCCGGCTCGTCCCCGAACGCCCGGCGGCTCTTCGACCCCGAGCGGTACCGGATCATCCAGTTCGACCAGCGCGGCTGCGGCCGCTCGCTGCCGCACGCGAGCGACCCCTCCGCCGACCTGTCCGTGAACACCACCGCGCACCTGGTCGCGGACATGGAGCGGCTCCGCGAGCACCTCGGGATCGACCGCTGGCTGCTGTACGGCGGCTCCTGGGGCTCCACGCTGATCCTCGCGTACGCCGAGACGCACCCGTCCCGCGTCTCGGAGATCGTGATCGCGGCCGTGACGACCACGCGGCGCTCCGAGACGGCGTGGCTGTACGGGGGCGTGGGCCGGTTCTTCCCGGAGGCGCACGCGCGCTTCCGGGCGGCCGTGGGCGCCGCCGACGACGTTCCCGCCGCGGAGCTGATCGCCGCGTACGCGCACCGGATGGCGGACCCCGACCCGGCCGTACGGGAGAAGGCCGCGGCCGACTGGTGCGCCTGGGAGGACGCGGTGCTGTCCGGCGAGGGCCAGGGCACCCCGTACTCCGACCGCGTCGACACCGCCCGGCTCGCCACCGTCCGGATCTGCTCGCACTACTTCGCGCACGGGGCCTTCCTGGAGGAGGGCGCGCTGATCCGCGACGCGGACCGCCTCGCCGGCATCCCCGGCGTGCTGATCCACGGCCGTCAGGACATGGGCGGCCCGCTGATCACCGCCTGGGAGCTGGTCCGCGCCTGGCCGGACGCCGAGCTGCACGTCGTCGAGTCCGCCGGGCACCTCGGCGGCGAGGAGACCCGGACCCTGGTCCTGAAGGCCCTGGCACGCTTCGCGGAAGGATGA
- a CDS encoding TetR/AcrR family transcriptional regulator, translated as MSAQPARPAPSGARAARKRQDIVRAARALFLREGFGVGMDAIAAEAGVSKVTVYNHFGSKEALFTAVVAGALDEPLADETEAAATLARLAAAGAEDLRAAFVAAGRAWVRAVRENDEGRALRALVATELHRFPELGRAWRAHGPAGHHPAVADTLRTLADRGRLDVPDLEVAVLQLYSLLVFPQMVFEQYGTELTDDLAERLLTDGVEMFLRRYAPGYAP; from the coding sequence ATGAGCGCCCAGCCCGCCAGACCCGCCCCCAGCGGAGCCCGCGCCGCCCGCAAGCGGCAGGACATCGTGCGGGCCGCCCGCGCGCTCTTCCTCCGCGAGGGCTTCGGCGTCGGCATGGACGCCATCGCCGCCGAGGCGGGCGTCTCCAAGGTGACCGTCTACAACCACTTCGGCAGCAAGGAAGCCCTGTTCACGGCCGTGGTCGCGGGCGCCCTCGACGAGCCCCTCGCCGACGAGACCGAGGCGGCCGCCACCCTCGCGCGGCTCGCCGCGGCCGGCGCCGAGGACCTGCGCGCCGCGTTCGTCGCCGCCGGCCGCGCCTGGGTCCGGGCCGTACGCGAGAACGACGAGGGCCGCGCGCTGCGCGCCCTCGTCGCCACCGAACTCCACCGCTTCCCCGAACTGGGCCGCGCCTGGCGGGCGCACGGCCCGGCCGGGCACCACCCCGCCGTCGCCGACACCCTGCGCACCCTCGCGGACCGCGGCCGCCTCGACGTCCCCGACCTGGAGGTCGCCGTCCTCCAGCTCTACTCGCTGCTCGTCTTCCCGCAGATGGTCTTCGAGCAGTACGGGACGGAACTCACCGACGACCTCGCCGAGCGACTCCTCACGGACGGCGTGGAGATGTTCCTGCGCCGCTACGCGCCCGGCTACGCGCCCTGA
- a CDS encoding M28 family metallopeptidase yields MNASHRRAAATLAAAALVTPLLLATPAGATSDPAAAPARDAAKLAKKLVRETSAAGAYKHLEALQRIADSAGGNRAAGTLGHDASAAYVYQQLKKAGYAVTYQKFDFIYTQTLAEKVSVVSPAPRDVTIAAMTYTTSTPVGGIKADLVAAPVDADGTNGCEPGDFASGTFTGKIALIKRGGCTFAAKQQNAAAAGAAGAIIYNNVDGALSGTLGDPAAGKIPTGGVTKAEGEKLAADLANGPVNLSFEIRQLQEKRTTNNVIAETKGGNAANTVMLGAHLDSVTAGPGINDNGSGSAGLLNAALELAESKAKVRNKVRFAWWSAEENGLLGSEHYVANLGELAKKELKLYLNFDMIASPNYGLFVYDGDNSDGVGAEAGPEGSAQLERDITDFMDKRGVPHEGTDFTGRSDYGPFIEVGIPSGGTFTGAEGVKTAAQAEKFGGEAGVAYDVNYHAAGDNLSNINMKAFDVNIDVIANAVGTYAHDISSLKRPVVTTPTDGGATGGGLHDGHDEATE; encoded by the coding sequence GTGAACGCATCTCACCGCAGAGCCGCGGCCACCCTCGCCGCGGCCGCACTCGTGACCCCGCTCCTGCTGGCGACCCCCGCCGGCGCGACCTCGGACCCCGCCGCCGCACCGGCCCGTGACGCCGCGAAGCTGGCGAAGAAGCTGGTCCGCGAGACCTCCGCCGCAGGCGCGTACAAGCACCTGGAGGCGCTCCAGCGCATAGCCGACTCGGCCGGCGGCAACCGCGCCGCCGGCACGCTGGGGCACGACGCGTCCGCCGCGTACGTGTACCAGCAGCTGAAGAAGGCCGGCTACGCCGTCACGTACCAGAAGTTCGACTTCATCTACACCCAGACGCTGGCCGAGAAGGTCTCCGTCGTGTCGCCCGCGCCGCGTGACGTCACGATCGCGGCCATGACGTACACCACGTCGACGCCGGTCGGCGGCATCAAGGCCGACCTGGTGGCCGCACCGGTCGACGCCGACGGCACGAACGGCTGCGAGCCGGGCGACTTCGCCTCCGGCACGTTCACCGGCAAGATCGCGCTGATCAAGCGCGGCGGGTGCACGTTCGCCGCGAAGCAGCAGAACGCCGCGGCGGCGGGCGCCGCGGGCGCGATCATCTACAACAACGTCGACGGGGCCCTGTCCGGCACGCTCGGCGACCCGGCGGCCGGCAAGATCCCGACCGGCGGTGTCACCAAGGCGGAGGGCGAGAAGCTCGCCGCGGACCTGGCGAACGGCCCGGTCAACCTCTCCTTCGAGATCCGCCAGCTCCAGGAGAAGCGCACCACCAACAACGTGATCGCCGAGACCAAGGGCGGCAACGCGGCCAACACGGTCATGCTCGGCGCCCACCTCGACTCGGTGACCGCCGGCCCCGGCATCAACGACAACGGCTCCGGCTCGGCCGGCCTGCTGAACGCGGCGCTCGAACTCGCCGAGTCGAAGGCGAAGGTCCGCAACAAGGTCCGCTTCGCGTGGTGGTCGGCTGAGGAGAACGGTCTCCTCGGCTCCGAGCACTACGTCGCGAACCTTGGCGAGTTGGCGAAGAAGGAGCTCAAGCTCTACCTGAACTTCGACATGATCGCCTCGCCGAACTACGGCCTGTTCGTCTACGACGGCGACAACTCCGACGGCGTCGGCGCGGAAGCCGGCCCGGAGGGCTCGGCCCAGCTCGAGCGCGACATCACCGACTTCATGGACAAGCGCGGTGTCCCGCACGAGGGCACCGACTTCACCGGCCGCTCCGACTACGGCCCGTTCATCGAGGTCGGCATCCCGTCCGGCGGCACGTTCACCGGCGCCGAGGGCGTCAAGACGGCTGCGCAGGCGGAGAAGTTCGGCGGCGAGGCGGGTGTCGCGTACGACGTGAACTACCACGCCGCGGGCGACAACCTCTCCAACATCAACATGAAGGCGTTCGACGTCAACATCGACGTCATCGCCAACGCCGTGGGCACCTACGCCCACGACATCAGCTCCCTCAAGCGCCCGGTCGTCACCACCCCGACCGACGGCGGCGCCACCGGCGGCGGCCTCCACGACGGCCACGACGAGGCGACGGAGTAA
- a CDS encoding rhodanese-like domain-containing protein — translation MNKPSSNDSRDSVALLDADQARARLDTLTVVDVRTPAEYASGHVPGALNVPLDRLGQAVPALREAAGRGELLVVCQSGNRSASAAAQLAAQGVPVLDLTGGTGGWAARGHALDRPEGAPAKAVWAMDRQVRLVAGSLVLLGLVLGLLVHPAFQLLSAGIAGGLVFSALTNTCGMAAMLGKLPYNRATACGLPLDATLERLRQGA, via the coding sequence ATGAACAAGCCCTCCTCGAACGACTCCCGCGACTCCGTCGCTCTCCTCGACGCCGACCAGGCCCGCGCCCGGCTCGACACGCTCACCGTCGTCGACGTGCGCACCCCCGCCGAGTACGCCTCCGGTCACGTGCCGGGCGCGCTGAACGTGCCGCTCGACCGGCTCGGGCAGGCCGTGCCCGCGCTGCGGGAGGCGGCGGGGCGCGGCGAGCTGCTCGTGGTCTGCCAGTCCGGCAACCGGTCCGCGTCCGCGGCCGCGCAGCTCGCGGCGCAGGGCGTCCCCGTACTGGACCTGACCGGCGGGACGGGCGGCTGGGCGGCCCGCGGCCACGCACTGGACCGGCCGGAGGGTGCGCCGGCGAAGGCGGTGTGGGCGATGGACCGACAGGTGCGGCTCGTCGCCGGATCGCTCGTGCTGCTCGGTCTGGTGCTGGGACTGCTGGTGCATCCGGCGTTCCAGCTGCTGTCGGCGGGGATCGCCGGCGGGCTGGTGTTCTCGGCGCTCACGAACACCTGCGGGATGGCGGCGATGCTCGGGAAGCTGCCGTACAACCGGGCCACGGCCTGCGGGCTGCCGCTGGACGCGACGCTCGAGCGGCTTCGTCAGGGCGCGTAG
- a CDS encoding sulfite exporter TauE/SafE family protein yields the protein MLIALAAGAVVGLALGALGGGGSVLAVPVLIYLLGFAPPAAATASLLIVLATSATALYGHARDGRVRWGTGALFAAAGLVPAALGGLAAARLPETLLTAGFAAVAGVAAVRMIRPAGVDAGVRRSGPAVAGAGAGLGAVTGVLGVGGGFLTVPALVQVVGLRMRTAVGTSLLVVSVNALAALLARAGSAATLDWAVVAPFTGAAILGAWDGRRLAAKVSGDTLRRIFGAMLLAVAGLMLLDVVL from the coding sequence ATGTTGATCGCCCTGGCGGCCGGCGCGGTGGTCGGCCTGGCGCTCGGCGCGCTCGGCGGCGGGGGCAGCGTCCTCGCCGTCCCCGTCCTGATCTACCTGCTCGGCTTCGCCCCGCCCGCCGCGGCGACCGCGAGCCTGCTCATCGTGCTCGCGACCTCCGCGACCGCGCTGTACGGGCACGCCCGCGACGGCCGCGTGCGGTGGGGGACCGGCGCGCTGTTCGCGGCGGCCGGTCTCGTGCCGGCCGCGCTCGGCGGCCTCGCCGCCGCAAGGCTGCCCGAGACGCTGCTCACGGCCGGGTTCGCGGCGGTGGCGGGCGTGGCCGCGGTGCGGATGATCCGGCCCGCGGGCGTGGACGCGGGGGTGCGGCGGTCCGGCCCCGCCGTCGCGGGCGCGGGCGCCGGGCTCGGCGCGGTGACCGGCGTGCTGGGCGTGGGCGGCGGGTTCCTGACCGTACCGGCGCTGGTCCAGGTGGTCGGCCTGCGGATGCGGACGGCGGTCGGGACCAGCCTGCTCGTCGTCTCCGTGAACGCGCTGGCCGCGCTGCTCGCCCGCGCGGGCTCGGCCGCCACGCTGGACTGGGCCGTGGTCGCCCCGTTCACGGGCGCGGCGATCCTGGGCGCCTGGGACGGGCGGCGGCTGGCCGCGAAGGTCTCCGGGGACACGCTGCGGCGGATCTTCGGGGCGATGCTGTTGGCGGTCGCGGGGCTGATGCTCCTCGACGTCGTGCTGTAG
- the wrbA gene encoding NAD(P)H:quinone oxidoreductase encodes MSVKVAVVYYSATGNVHQLAQAVAEGAEKAGAEVRLRRAPELAPDAAIDGNPAWRAHVDATSGEIEIATLEDLEWADAYAFGSPTRYGNISAQLKQYIDTTGGLWQRGVFVDKPATAFTSAHNVHGGNESTLLALYNTFHHWGSVIVSPGFTDPAVYAAGGNPYGTAHPGANGAPEENVLEAARYQGRRLATIAKRLKGIAVD; translated from the coding sequence ATGTCCGTCAAGGTTGCAGTCGTCTACTACTCGGCCACGGGGAACGTCCACCAGCTGGCCCAGGCCGTCGCCGAGGGTGCCGAGAAGGCCGGCGCCGAGGTTCGCCTCCGTCGGGCGCCCGAGCTCGCCCCCGATGCCGCCATCGACGGGAACCCGGCCTGGCGCGCCCACGTCGACGCCACCAGCGGCGAGATCGAGATCGCCACGCTGGAGGACCTGGAGTGGGCGGACGCGTACGCGTTCGGCTCCCCGACCCGCTACGGCAACATCTCGGCGCAGCTCAAGCAGTACATCGACACCACCGGTGGCCTGTGGCAGCGCGGCGTGTTCGTGGACAAGCCCGCGACCGCCTTCACCAGCGCCCACAACGTGCACGGCGGCAACGAGTCCACGCTGCTCGCGCTCTACAACACCTTCCACCACTGGGGCTCGGTCATCGTCTCGCCCGGCTTCACCGACCCGGCCGTCTATGCGGCCGGCGGCAACCCCTACGGCACCGCCCACCCGGGCGCCAACGGCGCGCCGGAGGAGAACGTGCTGGAGGCCGCCCGCTACCAGGGCCGTCGTCTGGCCACGATCGCCAAGCGTCTGAAGGGCATCGCGGTCGACTGA
- a CDS encoding TetR/AcrR family transcriptional regulator, with protein sequence MSTNEPQHVQDAQGARRAGHAEDAGRDLQAIPLLPTTDRPAPERADAARNRRKILDAAARIVAEQGPEAVTMNAVAHAGCMGVGTVYRRFGDVSQLLWALLDDRERQFQEAYMGGPPPLGPGAPAEERLPAFLDALVDRIIEQREILLAAQSAAPKARYTSGAYLAMHAHVSMLLGRLRPEANAPLLAHLLLAPFSPSLMHHLSVERELSAAELKAGVEALLSLRS encoded by the coding sequence ATGAGCACGAACGAACCCCAGCACGTCCAGGACGCCCAGGGCGCCCGGCGCGCCGGGCACGCCGAGGACGCCGGCCGCGACCTCCAGGCGATCCCGCTGCTCCCCACCACGGACCGCCCCGCCCCCGAGCGCGCCGACGCCGCCCGCAACCGCCGCAAGATCCTCGACGCGGCCGCCCGGATCGTCGCCGAGCAGGGCCCCGAGGCCGTGACCATGAACGCCGTCGCGCACGCCGGCTGTATGGGGGTCGGCACCGTCTACCGCCGCTTCGGCGACGTCTCCCAGCTCCTGTGGGCGCTCCTCGACGACCGGGAGCGGCAGTTCCAGGAGGCGTACATGGGCGGCCCGCCGCCGCTCGGCCCCGGCGCCCCCGCCGAGGAGCGACTGCCCGCCTTCCTCGACGCCCTCGTCGACCGGATCATCGAGCAGCGCGAGATCCTGCTCGCCGCGCAGTCCGCCGCGCCCAAGGCCCGCTACACCTCCGGCGCGTACCTCGCGATGCACGCCCACGTCTCGATGCTCCTCGGCCGGCTCCGCCCCGAGGCCAACGCCCCGCTCCTCGCGCACCTGCTGCTCGCGCCGTTCTCCCCGAGCCTGATGCACCACCTGTCGGTGGAACGGGAGTTGTCCGCCGCCGAGCTGAAGGCCGGCGTCGAGGCGCTGCTGAGCCTGCGGAGTTGA
- a CDS encoding HhH-GPD-type base excision DNA repair protein, whose amino-acid sequence MTTEIHLAQQPEADALLGRSPLAALVGMLLDQQVPMEWAFSGPYTITQRLGGDDLDAGQIAAYDPEAFAALLSEKPAVHRYPGSMAKRIQQLCQFLVDEYGGDAAAVWTDAKTGKELLARLKALPGFGAQKAQIFLALLGKRFGVRPTGWREAAGPYGEANCYRSAADITGPESLAKVREFKQEAKRAAKAAKAAGN is encoded by the coding sequence ATGACCACCGAGATCCACCTCGCCCAGCAGCCGGAGGCCGACGCACTGCTCGGCCGCTCCCCGCTCGCCGCGCTGGTCGGCATGCTGCTCGACCAGCAGGTCCCCATGGAGTGGGCGTTCTCCGGCCCGTACACGATCACGCAGCGGCTCGGCGGCGACGACCTGGACGCCGGGCAGATCGCCGCGTACGACCCCGAGGCCTTCGCTGCGCTGCTCTCGGAGAAACCGGCGGTGCACCGCTACCCCGGTTCGATGGCCAAGCGGATCCAGCAGCTGTGCCAGTTCCTCGTCGACGAGTACGGCGGGGACGCGGCGGCCGTCTGGACGGACGCGAAGACCGGCAAGGAACTGCTGGCCCGGCTGAAGGCGCTGCCCGGTTTCGGGGCGCAGAAGGCTCAGATCTTCCTGGCGCTGCTCGGCAAGCGGTTCGGTGTGCGGCCGACGGGCTGGCGGGAGGCGGCAGGACCGTACGGCGAGGCGAACTGCTACCGGTCGGCCGCGGACATCACCGGTCCGGAGTCGCTGGCGAAGGTGCGGGAGTTCAAGCAGGAGGCCAAGCGGGCGGCAAAAGCCGCCAAAGCCGCCGGGAATTGA
- a CDS encoding MBL fold metallo-hydrolase, whose product MFFVDTVEVPGLGNRSYLAGGPATAVAVDPPRDIDRVLAAAARRGVRISHVVETHVHNDYVSGGLELARIAGARYVVPAAASVAYARLPIADGDTLAVDEGLVLRAMATPGHTPHHTAYVLEEAGRPAAVFTGGSLLIGTVGRPDLVEPRLTEVLAHAQHASAHRLAAELPDDTAVLPTHGFGSFCSATATSPDAAPTTVGEQREVNEALLRDADTFVAALLAGLDAVPAYYAHMAPLNTAGPAPVDLTPPAVADPDEIAARLAAGEWVVDLRSRVAFAEGHVAGSYNIEAGGQLATYLAWLIPWGRPVTLLADSPARLAEAQRELVRVGIDRPAAAATGRPEEWVREGERPASYRRATFADLPAGLPEGDVVLDVRRAAEREANGHIPGSLSVPLHELPGRIRELPSGGTLWVHCAGGMRAAIAASMLAAAGREVVAIDDSFANAPAQPTC is encoded by the coding sequence GTGTTCTTCGTGGACACCGTCGAGGTGCCGGGTCTCGGCAATCGCAGCTATCTGGCGGGCGGGCCCGCCACCGCCGTGGCGGTCGACCCGCCGCGCGACATCGACCGGGTGCTCGCTGCGGCGGCCCGCCGCGGTGTGCGGATCTCCCATGTGGTGGAGACCCATGTGCACAACGACTATGTGAGCGGCGGCCTGGAGCTGGCCCGGATCGCGGGCGCCCGGTACGTGGTCCCCGCCGCGGCCTCCGTCGCGTACGCCCGGCTGCCGATCGCCGACGGGGACACCCTCGCCGTCGACGAGGGGCTCGTGCTGCGCGCCATGGCCACCCCGGGGCACACCCCGCACCACACCGCGTACGTCCTGGAGGAGGCCGGCCGGCCGGCCGCCGTCTTCACCGGCGGCTCGCTGCTCATCGGCACCGTGGGCCGCCCCGACCTCGTCGAGCCCCGACTGACCGAGGTGCTCGCCCACGCACAGCACGCCTCCGCACACCGGCTCGCCGCCGAACTCCCCGACGACACCGCCGTCCTGCCCACCCACGGCTTCGGCTCCTTCTGCTCCGCGACGGCGACCTCGCCCGACGCCGCGCCGACCACCGTCGGCGAGCAGAGAGAGGTCAACGAGGCCCTGCTGAGGGACGCCGACACCTTCGTCGCCGCGCTGCTCGCCGGACTCGACGCCGTCCCCGCGTACTACGCCCACATGGCGCCGCTCAACACCGCCGGCCCCGCCCCCGTCGACCTGACCCCGCCCGCCGTCGCCGACCCCGACGAGATCGCGGCCCGGCTCGCGGCCGGCGAATGGGTGGTCGACCTGCGCAGCCGGGTCGCCTTCGCCGAGGGCCACGTGGCCGGCTCGTACAACATCGAGGCGGGCGGGCAGCTCGCCACCTACCTCGCCTGGCTGATCCCGTGGGGCCGGCCGGTCACCCTGCTCGCCGATTCGCCGGCCCGACTCGCCGAGGCGCAGCGCGAACTGGTCCGGGTCGGCATCGACCGCCCGGCCGCAGCGGCCACCGGCCGGCCGGAGGAGTGGGTACGGGAGGGGGAGCGGCCGGCGTCGTACCGGCGCGCGACCTTCGCCGACCTGCCGGCCGGGCTCCCCGAGGGGGATGTCGTCCTGGACGTCCGCCGCGCGGCGGAGCGGGAAGCGAACGGGCACATCCCCGGGTCGCTCTCCGTGCCGCTGCACGAACTGCCGGGCCGGATCAGGGAACTGCCGTCCGGCGGCACCCTCTGGGTGCACTGCGCGGGCGGGATGCGGGCCGCGATCGCCGCCTCGATGCTGGCGGCGGCGGGGCGCGAAGTGGTGGCGATCGACGACTCCTTCGCCAACGCGCCCGCACAGCCCACATGTTGA
- a CDS encoding RBBP9/YdeN family alpha/beta hydrolase: MTTFLILHGYENHRPEGHWQHWLAGKLRARGHTVRYPQLPEPDAPVLDDWLDALEEHGQRPDEGGFVVLAHSLSVLLWLRAAGRIDADRVLLVAPPSPPVTVGIPDIAAFAEGLDLAAVRLKAPTRLVYGDGDPYCPEGADVHYGTPLGLDLDLVPGGGHLNPDFGYGAWDSVLEWCENPETRVRGNR, translated from the coding sequence ATGACGACCTTCCTGATCCTGCACGGATACGAGAACCACCGCCCCGAAGGCCACTGGCAGCACTGGCTCGCCGGGAAGCTGCGCGCGCGCGGCCACACCGTGCGCTACCCGCAGCTGCCGGAGCCGGACGCGCCGGTCCTCGACGACTGGCTCGACGCGCTGGAGGAACACGGACAGCGGCCGGACGAGGGCGGGTTCGTCGTCCTGGCGCACAGCCTGTCGGTGCTGCTGTGGCTGCGGGCGGCCGGACGGATCGACGCCGACCGGGTGCTCCTGGTCGCCCCGCCGTCGCCGCCGGTGACCGTCGGCATCCCGGACATCGCCGCCTTCGCCGAGGGCCTGGACCTGGCCGCCGTACGCCTGAAGGCCCCGACCCGGCTCGTGTACGGCGACGGGGACCCGTACTGCCCCGAGGGCGCCGACGTGCACTACGGCACCCCGCTCGGCCTCGACCTGGACCTCGTCCCGGGCGGCGGGCACCTCAACCCCGACTTCGGGTACGGGGCATGGGACTCGGTCCTGGAGTGGTGCGAAAACCCGGAGACCCGGGTGCGGGGCAACCGGTAG
- a CDS encoding metal-sensitive transcriptional regulator codes for MDLELAGAELKAVLNRLRRAQGQISGVIKMIEEGRDCEEVVTQLAAASRALDRAGFAIIATGLQQCMTDIGDGRKTDEDRDQMRARLEKLFLSLA; via the coding sequence GTGGATCTCGAACTCGCGGGCGCGGAGCTGAAGGCCGTGCTCAACCGGCTGCGCCGGGCACAGGGCCAGATCTCCGGCGTGATCAAGATGATCGAGGAGGGCCGCGACTGCGAGGAGGTCGTGACCCAGCTCGCGGCCGCGTCCCGGGCCCTGGACCGGGCCGGGTTCGCGATCATCGCGACCGGCCTGCAGCAGTGCATGACGGACATCGGGGACGGCCGGAAGACCGACGAGGACCGCGACCAGATGCGGGCCCGGCTGGAGAAGCTGTTCCTGTCGCTGGCGTGA